In the genome of Caldisphaera lagunensis DSM 15908, the window TGCCCTCTTATTATATATAAAAACAATCCTTATAAAATGTTAAATTGATAAATCTAATAATATTATAAGATAAAAAATAAATATTTAAAAGATACATAATTAATATCATATATAAACTAACAGATTAATTTTTTATATTGCATCGTTTACCGGTTATTAAGAAGAGGTGGCAAATATTAAATGCTCGAGCTATTATACTTTGCATTATTGGCGTTGGCGAGCATAGTATCAGGCTTCTTAGGATCTCTTGTTGGACTAGGTGGAGGGACCTTTTTAGTACCAATCTATACATTATATTTAGGAGTTCCAATAATTTACGCAACTGGAGCTAGCTTAATATCAACTATAGCAACATCAAGTGGTGCGGGAAGCGCATATGTTAAAGATAGAATAACTAATGTTAAATTAGGTATGGGACTGGAAGTCGCGACATCTGGAGGAGCTATTATAGGTTCATTAATTGCAACATGGGTTTACCAACATCATTTAGCATCCATAATATACATTGTTTTCGGTATTGTTTTACTTATACAAATATATTTTCAACTGGAAAGGTCAAAATTTGAAATTCCCAAACCCATGAAACCAGATAGGACAACCAAGTTTTTCAAACTATATGGAGAATATCATGATTATGCGCTTAAACAAGATGTAAAATATTATGGAGTAAGATGGTGGTTAGGAGAAATAATAATGTTTTTTGCAGGTATGATATCAGGTTTATTGGGTATTGGATCAGGTGCTTTAAAGGTATTAGGTATGGATTGGGCAATGAATTTACCCATGAAAGTCAGTACTACAACTAGTAACTTTATGATTGGAGTAACTGCAGCAACTGGTAGCTCAATATATTGGGTGCATGGATACATTCAACCTATATTAGCAGGAATAACAGCTTTAGGAGTACTTCTTGGATCGTTTGCTGGAACAAAGGTTTTGCCAGGTATGAAAAATAAAACAATAAGATATGTTTTTACGGCAATATTAGCATTCTTAGGAGTAGAAATGATATTGAGAGGTTTAGGTATAATAAGGTGAGAGAAATGGTAGAATTCGAAGATGTTATAGGATGGGCATTAAGGATAGGAGTTATTATTTCAGCTATACTAATAATATTCGGTTTTGCATTATTAATAATACATAATGGGGCATATCCTTATACTTTAAACCAACTTATTAATCCAAAATCTAATATAAATACCAAAACTATAGGATTTAACAGCATAATATCAGGAATAATGAGCTTTAATGGTCTTGATTTAATAATGTTAGGTCTAGTAGTATTAATAGCAACACCAGTTCTGAGAGTTTTTATAGGAATAATACAGTTCGCTAGAGAAAAGGATTATCTATATACAATTATTACTATAATAGTGTTCTTCAATTTAATGTTTGCTATATTTATAATTCCACATATAGTGAAATAATTCTACTTTATTTATAGAATAAATTTTTAGTGTGATTCTATTATAAGTATTCTTTTAAAATCTTATTTGATAAAATTAGTAATGATATTTCTAAGAATAGATTAAATAAAATAGACTGTTCATGTATAAAGAAACATGCTATTGGAGTCTTATAGATATAATGCTGTTGAGAAATACAAAAAAAATTGCTCAATCGATAGCTAATAAAGAAAATATTAATAAGAGGCAAGGTTATATATGAATATAATGATCATTTCTTTAAACACAATTAATTGTGAACTTACCAAGGAACAATGAATTATAAGAAAATAAGTTCTTCACACAAATTTAGCTTATCGAGAAAATTAAAAATTTGGATGAAGGGATAAACATTGATAATGATGTAGATTAAGGATTAAAAGCTGGATTTTCAGTAAAAAGTGTTTCTTCTAATTGAAGCTTGAGTCACATATGCCAAAAGAATTTAAGGGGTTACAACATATGTTATGATAAAAGTGCAATCATTCATGGGCTGAAAAATGTTTCATAAAAAAACTTGATGACATATTATTTGTTCAATTTCATGAAAAGTGATTTTAATAGATATCATTATTGTCTATAAATATTTTAAATTAATAATTAATGTTTAGCAAAAAAATTTTTAAATTGGAGATAATCCTAGATATATATTCTTTTTTAAATTTTTATAATTTTTCAGAAAAATCGGTGAAAGGAATGGCTAGGATTGTATTGCATGAAAGAAATCATCCATATGCTATAAAGTTAGATAATGGTAAAGAAATTCATGTATGTGCATGCGGTCTTTCAAAGAATAAACCATATTGTGATGGATCACATAGAAAAACACAAGATGAAGAAGATGGTAAAATATACATGTATGATGAAAACGGAAATAGAGTTAAGATAGTATCATTTTATTTATAATTAAAGTTTTATTATATAAATTGTTGTAGAACATTAATAAATAAATTTTTCTAGTATAATAATTTAATGGTGAAATTTAATTGGCTTATAATGGTAAGGAAATGTCAAATTATATAAAAGGGATTAATGAATCTCAAATACAACCAGCAGGAGTGGATTTAAGGTTAGATAAGGTGTTCAAATTTATAGAAGAAGGATATTTAGGAGAAGGAAAGAGGGTTTTACCTAATACTGAAGAAATCGCGCCTATTGATAATTTGTATGATCTATCTAAAGGAGCTTATAAAATAAGATTCTTTGATATAGTAGAAATTCCAAAAGAAGCTATAGGTATATGTTTTCCTAGAAGTAGTTTGTTAAGAATGGGAGCAAATCTTAGTTGTGCATTATGGGATCCTGGTTATAGTGGAAGAGGAGAAGCATTGTTAAATGTATTAAATGATAAAGGTATTAAGATAGAAAAATATGCAAGAATTGCTCAAATAATTTTTATAAAACTAAAAGATATACCTGATAAATTATATAATGGTATATATAACAATGAAAACCTGTGAGTGATAAGACTTGGTTTGCAATGCATTAATAATCTCATCGCCTACTGTTGATATAATTAATATAAATAATAATGAAGTTATTTGCGCTGGTGGTCCGCCCCTATATGCAGGTTTTGCATTAAGAAAAATGAATTGTAATGTTTATTTTTATGGACCGATTGGTTATGAAACGGAAAAAACGGTTAATTTACAAGAAAAAATTAATATAATTACTGTAGGTATTCGTCAGAAAGTAAAGGGAGCAGTTTTCTATCATAAGTATAATCAGGACAAAAGGTTAACAAAATTTATTGGTGAAATAATACCAATAGATGTTAATGATTTAATTAATAAAACTAGGAATATTAAATTCGATTTTATTATTTTATCTCCTATATTTAATGAAATTCCGGCTGAACAAATAAAATTATTAAATAAACCAATAGTTTTAGATCCTCAAGGTTATGTTAGGTCGTTAAAAGCGTGGATGGATTTAGTTCCATTAAACTATATAGATTTATTTCACATTTCAAGCGATGACTTACCACTTGACCTCGTTAAAAATCTTGCTATAAATTCGATTTTACTTTATACAATGGGTATTGAGAATACTGTTATTATTGATAAAAATGAAGCAAAGGAAATAAAGCCTTCAGGAAATATAGCTAAGGATAGAACTGGATCAGGAGATATAATAACAGGTTTAGTTTCCTATTATTATTTTTATAAGAAATTAAATATAGTAGATGCGTATAATAAAGCCCAAGAAAATTTTGAAGAAGTAATAAATGAAGTAAATAGAATAAAATATAATTTTTAAA includes:
- a CDS encoding sulfite exporter TauE/SafE family protein, with product MLELLYFALLALASIVSGFLGSLVGLGGGTFLVPIYTLYLGVPIIYATGASLISTIATSSGAGSAYVKDRITNVKLGMGLEVATSGGAIIGSLIATWVYQHHLASIIYIVFGIVLLIQIYFQLERSKFEIPKPMKPDRTTKFFKLYGEYHDYALKQDVKYYGVRWWLGEIIMFFAGMISGLLGIGSGALKVLGMDWAMNLPMKVSTTTSNFMIGVTAATGSSIYWVHGYIQPILAGITALGVLLGSFAGTKVLPGMKNKTIRYVFTAILAFLGVEMILRGLGIIR
- a CDS encoding DUF1634 domain-containing protein, coding for MVEFEDVIGWALRIGVIISAILIIFGFALLIIHNGAYPYTLNQLINPKSNINTKTIGFNSIISGIMSFNGLDLIMLGLVVLIATPVLRVFIGIIQFAREKDYLYTIITIIVFFNLMFAIFIIPHIVK
- a CDS encoding CDGSH iron-sulfur domain-containing protein, whose product is MARIVLHERNHPYAIKLDNGKEIHVCACGLSKNKPYCDGSHRKTQDEEDGKIYMYDENGNRVKIVSFYL
- a CDS encoding deoxyuridine 5'-triphosphate nucleotidohydrolase, which codes for MAYNGKEMSNYIKGINESQIQPAGVDLRLDKVFKFIEEGYLGEGKRVLPNTEEIAPIDNLYDLSKGAYKIRFFDIVEIPKEAIGICFPRSSLLRMGANLSCALWDPGYSGRGEALLNVLNDKGIKIEKYARIAQIIFIKLKDIPDKLYNGIYNNENL